A DNA window from Setaria viridis chromosome 2, Setaria_viridis_v4.0, whole genome shotgun sequence contains the following coding sequences:
- the LOC117844274 gene encoding uncharacterized protein produces the protein METEAPIVDADPKDVPPVTCADRYCEIEGGSHTPDQTTERGRRKLESEETAQRILIRISLLLAAATAVVLWRSRGQPPLVAWRLSFALCLGSCTWAAFFLTETAGRALTFAARVSHGLALAWCADAALGPAIGVLSAHLATHLAAGLLGYALAERRQREGTELSAATVPVAAADDEEEASRQRLLGIVAWTILSVPAAGVPAGVAWIVWHSAGYRVEELVLHMLILLPIASIYGILAVDMMRLGGNLVDPEGFSCLAFYFTVVFILRLFLSEALGDVAAMVITALFGYCLCVYATFKRIMRLDAPVEAKLEMLMKRNPSCPRCLCEVKV, from the exons ATGGAAACGGAAGCTCCGATCGTCGATGCCGACCCAAAGGATGTGCCGCCGGTCACATGCGCCGATCGCTACTGCGAGATCGAGGGCGGGAGCCACACACCAGATCAGACCACGGAACGGGGCCGCCGGAAGCTGGAATCGGAGGAGACCGCGCAGAGGATCCTCATCCGCATTTCCCTGCTGctcgcggcggccacggcggtcGTCCTGTGGCGCTCCCGCGGACAGCCACCGCTCGTCGCGTGGCGGCTCTCCTTCGCGCTCTGCCTCGGCTCGTGCACGTGGGCCGCCTTCTTCCTCACGGAGACCGCGGGCCGCGCGCTCACGTTCGCCGCCCGCGTCTCTCACGGCCTCGCGCTCGCCTGGTGCGCCGACGCGGCGCTGGGCCCCGCGATCGGGGTGCTCTCCGCGCACCTCGCCacccacctcgccgccggcctgctgggCTACGCGCTCGCGGAGCGCCGCCAGCGCGAGGGCACCGAGCtgtccgccgccaccgtccccgtcgcggcggcggacgacgaaGAGGAGGCGAGCAGGCAGCGCTTGCTGGGGATCGTCGCCTGGACCATTCTTTccgtgccggcggcgggggtccCCGCCGGAGTGGCGTGGATCGTGTGGCACTCGGCGGGGTACCGAGTGGAGGAGCTCGTGCTGCACATGCTCATCCTTCTCCCGATCGCATCTATATATGGCATCCTCGCCGTGGACATGATGCGGCTAGGCGGCAACCTCGTCGACCCCGAAGGCTTCAGCTGCCTTGCCTTCTACTTCACGGTGGTGTTCATACTGCGCCTGTTCTTGTCCGAGGCTCTGGGCGACGTCGCGGCCATGGTCATCACTGCGCTTTTCGGATACTGCCTCTGCGTGTATGCTACCTTCAAGAGGATCATGAG GTTGGATGCGCCGGTTGAAGCAAAGCTGGAGATGCTGATGAAGCGCAACCCAAGCTGCCCAAGGTGTTTGTGTGAAGTAAAGGTGTAG
- the LOC117845660 gene encoding uncharacterized protein, with protein MELKPGMSALVTGGASGIGKALCIAFAQKGLFVTVVDFSEENGREVAMLVQKENSKFHRDLRVPSSIFFKCDVSNADNLAASFEKHVRMYGGLDICINCAGIANRTLVYDDISDGARTWRHAVNVNLVAVIDGTRIASQIMRSQKKPGVIINIGSAAGLYPMFLDPIYSATKGGVVMFTRSLVPLKRHGVRVNVLCPEFVQTNMAEQLNRKIIDSTGGYMKMENVVNGAFELIQDESKAGACLWITKRRGMEYWPTPEERRKYMVNPMSKRMLTKNIYPSIRTPEFFEKIVVHTLSHNFRNATRLEHVRLRLPVEPHSALVKIIYVGVNASDVNFSSGRYFSGNPKETASRLPFDAGFEGVGIVASVGDSVNHIKVGTPVALMTFGSYAEFTQVPAKHLLPVPRPDPEVVAMLTSGLTASIGLEKAGQMTSGQVVLVTAAAGGTGQFAVQLAKLAGNKVVATCGGESKAELLASLGVDRVINYRNESIKDVLKKEFPRGVDIIYESVGGEMFDLCLNALAVHGHLIVIGMISQYQGEDGWKPRNYTGLCEKILAKSQTVAGFFLVQYAHLWQDHLDKLFDLYASGKLKVSLDPKKFLGVASVPDAVEYLHSGKSVGKVVVCIDPSYSQIIAKL; from the exons ATGGAGCTCAAGCCCGGCATGTCGGCGctcgtcaccggcggcgcctCCGGCATCG gGAAAGCACTTTGCATTGCTTTTGCACAGAAAGGTTTATTTGTGACTGTTGTCGATTTCTCAGAAGAAAATGGGAGAGAAGTTGCTATGCTAGTTCAAAAGGAAAATAGCAAATTTCATAGAGATCTTAGAGTCCCATCTTCTATATTTTTTAAGTGTGATGTTAGTAATGCAG ATAATCTTGCTGCTTCTTTTGAGAAACATGTACGCATGTATGGTGGACTAGATATCTGCATCAATTGTGCTGGAATTGCCAATAGAACACTAGTTTATGATGATATATCTGATGGAGCTAGAACATGGAGGCATGCTGTAAATGTGAACCTTGTTGCTGTTATTGATGGTACTCGCATTGCA AGTCAAATAATGCGATCGCAAAAGAAACCTGGTGTCATAATAAATATTGGTTCAGCGGCAGGCCTTTATCCTATGTTTTTGGATCCCATATATAGTGCGACAAAAG GGGGTGTGGTTATGTTTACAAGATCACTCGTTCCATTGAAACGCCATGGTGTTCGTGTCAATGTGCTCTGCCCAGAG TTTGTTCAAACAAATATGGCGGAACAACTGAACCGCAAAATTATAGACTCTACTGGCGGATATATGAAGATGGAGAATGTTGTTAATG GTGCATTTGAGCTTATACAGGATGAGAGCAAGGCTGGTGCTTGCCTTTGGATAACGAAACGACGAGGGATGGAATACTGGCCAACACCAGAAGAACGAAGAAAGTATATGGTGAACCCCATGTCAAAAAGGATGCTGACAAAGAACATATATCCCAGCATACGAACGCCTGAATTTTTTGAGAAGAT AGTTGTTCACACTCTAAGCCATAATTTCCGCAACGCTACAAGACTTGAGCATGTGCGACTGAGATTGCCCGTTGAACCACACAGTGCTCTGGTTAAAATAATATATGTTGGTGTAAATGCTAGTGAT GTAAACTTCAGCTCAGGACGTTATTTTAGCGGTAATCCTAAAGAAACTGCTTCACGCCTTCCATTTGATGCTGGTTTTGAG GGTGTGGGAATTGTTGCCTCTGTCGGAGATTCAGTGAATCATATCAAAGTAGGCACTCCTGTGGCCCTTATGACTTTTGGAAGCTATGCTGAATTCACGCAG GTTCCAGCCAAacatcttcttccggtgccaaGACCAGATCCGGAGGTTGTTGCTATGTTGACATCAGGACTGACTGCTTCAATTGGTCTTGAAAAG GCAGGCCAAATGACATCTGGGCAAGTTGTTTTAGTTACTGCAGCTGCCGGTGGAACAGGACAATTCGCCGTTCAG CTGGCGAAACTAGCAGGCAACAAGGTTGTAGCCACATGCGGAGGTGAAAGTAAGGCTGAACTTCTGGCCTCCTTAGGAGTTGATCGTGTTATCAATTACAGAAATGAAAGCATCAAAGAT GTTCTGAAGAAAGAGTTTCCAAGAGGTGTAGATATCATATATGAATCTGTAGGTGGGGAAATGTTCGACTTGTGCTTGAATGCACTTGCAGTCCATGGGCATCTCATTGTAATTGGTATGATCTCCCAG TATCAAGGAGAGGATGGATGGAAGCCAAGGAATTACACTGGACTATGTGAGAAAATTCTCGCTAAAAGTCAAACGGTG GCTGGATTTTTCCTTGTTCAGTATGCTCATCTGTGGCAAGATCATCTTGACAAACTTTTTGACCTGTATGCCTCTGGAAAGCTAAAG GTTTCCCTAGACCCCAAGAAGTTCCTGGGTGTTGCTTCGGTGCCAGATGCAGTAGAATATCTTCATTCTGGCAAGAGTGTTGGCAAG GTTGTTGTGTGTATCGATCCATCATACAGTCAGATCATTGCTAAGCTATAA
- the LOC117842415 gene encoding probable protein phosphatase 2C 69 translates to MAMAAAPAVSPGTVPLGVLLRREVTKERMERPDVLCGEASRSRKGEDFTLLRADAGRRVAGDPSTSFSVFALFDGHNGSGAAIYAKENLLHNVLRAIPTCLSRDEWLAVLPRALVAAFVKTDKDFQRLAGTSGTTVTFVIVDEWVVTVASVGDSRCILESADGSFYYLSADHRFDSNPDEVERVTACGSKVGKMDIVGGPEVGPLRCWPGGLCLSRSIGDFDVGECIIPVPHVKQVKLSNAGGRIIIASDGVWDDLSCEMALDCSRGFPSDVAANRIVNEAIRPRGIRDDTTCIVIDILPPEKLAPTPPKRQGKIAFNNMFRKKSPDVPFKTDSEYAEPDVVEEIFEDGSAMLSKRLTTGYALEKIFGRSSCAVCLSRLKPGQGISLHANPLQYGKLQGWQGPFLCHVCHDKKEAMEGKRRRKDSSPTVFGHMC, encoded by the exons atggcgatggcggcggcgcccgcggtgTCGCCGGGGACGGTGCCGCTGGGCGTGCTGCTGCGGCGGGAGGTAACCAAGGAGCGGATGGAGCGCCCCGACGTGCTGTGCGGGGAGGCCAGCCGCAGCCGCAAGGGCGAGGACTTCACGCTGCtccgcgccgacgccggccgccgcgtcgccggggACCCGTCCACCTCCTTCTCCGTCTTCGCG CTGTTTGATGGGCACAACGGATCTGGAGCTGCCATATACGCGAAGGAGAATCTGCTGCACAATGTCTTGCGTGCCATTCCTACGTGCTTGAGCAGAGATGAGTGGCTTGCAGTGCTCCCACGTGCGCTTGTTGCAGCGTTTGTCAAGACGGATAAAGATTTCCAGAGGCTAG CCGGAACTTCTGGTACAACTGTGACATTTGTGATTGTAGACGAGTGGGTTGTAACGGTAGCATCTGTTGGTGATTCACGTTGCATACTAGAATCTGCTGATGGTTCTTTCTACTATTTATCTGCTGATCATCGTTTCGACTCCAACCCTGATGA GGTTGAACGAGTAACTGCATGTGGGAGTAAGGTTGGGAAAATGGATATTGTCGGTGGCCCAGAG GTTGGTCCTCTGAGATGTTGGCCAGGTGGCTTGTGTCTATCTAGATCGATAGGGGATTTTGATGTTGGTGAATGTATCATCCCTGTTCCACATGTTAAGCAAGTGAAG CTTTCCAATGCTGGAGGCAGAATTATCATCGCAAGTGATGGTGTTTGGGACGATTTGAGTTGTGAAATGGCTCTTGACTGTTCTCGCGGGTTCCCATCAGATGTAGCTGCCAATCGAATTGTTAAT GAAGCAATCCGGCCAAGAGGAATCAGGGATGATACTACTTGCATCGTAATTGATATACTACCTCCAGAAAAATTAGCTCCAACTCCTCCTAAGAGGCAGGGGAAAATTGCGTTCAATAATATGTTTCGCAAAAAATCTCCAGATGTGCCCTTTAAAACAGATAGTGAATATGCTGAACCAGACGTGGTGGAAGAAATATTTGAAGATGGCTCTGCAATGCTTTCTAAAAG GCTAAccaccggatatgcacttgagaAAATTTTTGGGCGCTCTAGTTGTGCAGTTTGTTTGTCACGGTTGAAACCTGGGCAAGGGATTTCACTGCATGCCAACCCACTGCAATATGGAAAACTACAAGGTTGGCAAGGTCCTTTCCTGTGCCATGTCTGTCATGATAAGAAAGAGGCAATGGAGGGTAAACGAAGACGAAAAG ATTCTTCACCAACTGTCTTTGGTCACATGTGCTAG
- the LOC117845659 gene encoding uncharacterized protein, giving the protein MELKPGMSALVTGGASGIGKALCIAFAQKGLFVTVVDFSEENGKEVATLVQKENNKFHRDLRVPSSIFIKCDVSNADNLAASFEKHVQTYGGLDICINCAGITNEPLVYNDTSDGARTWRHAVNVNLVAVIDGTRIASQIMRSQKKPGVIINIGSAAGLYPMFFDPIYSATKGGVVMFTRSLVSLKRHGIRVNVLCPEYVQTNMGEQMSGKIIDSVGGFLKMEDVVNGALELIQDESKAGACLWITKRRGMEYWPTPEEQRKYMVNPSKSKRMLTKNIYPSIQTPEFFEKIVVHTLSHNFRNATRLERVRLRLPVEPHSALVKIIYAGVNASDVNFSSGRYFSGNPKETASRLPFDAGFEGVGIVASVGDSVKHIKVGTPVALMTFGSYAEFMQVPAKHLLPVPRPDPEVVAMLTSGLTASIGLEKAGQMTSGKVVLVTAAAGGTGQFAVQLAKLAGNKVIATCGGESKAELLASLGVDRVINYRNESIKYVLKKEFPRGVDIIYESVGGEMFDLCLNALAVHGHLIVIGMISQYQGEDGWKPKNYTGLCEKILAKSQTVAGFFLVQYAHLWQDHLDKVFDLYASRKLKVSLDPKMFLGVASVPDAVEYLHSGKSVGKVVVCIDPSYSQVVSKL; this is encoded by the exons ATGGAGCTCAAGCCCGGGATGTCGGCGCTCGTCACCGGCGGTGCCTCCGGCATAG gGAAAGCACTTTGCATTGCTTTTGCACAGAAGGGTTTATTTGTGACTGTTGTTGATTTCTCAgaagaaaatggaaaagaagTGGCTACGTTAGTTCAAAAGGAAAATAACAAATTCCATAGAGATCTTAGAGTTCCATCTTCTATATTTATTAAATGTGATGTTAGTAATGCAG ATAATCTTGCTGCTTCTTTTGAGAAACATGTACAAACATATGGTGGACTAGATATCTGCATCAATTGTGCTGGAATTACCAATGAACCACTAGTTTACAATGATACATCTGATGGAGCTAGAACATGGAGGCATGCTGTAAATGTGAACCTTGTTGCTGTTATTGATGGTACTCGCATTGCA AGTCAAATAATGCGATCGCAAAAGAAACCTGGTGTCATAATAAATATTGGTTCAGCGGCAGGCCTTTATCCTATGTTTTTTGATCCCATATATAGTGCGACAAAAG GGGGTGTGGTTATGTTTACAAGATCACTTGTTTCGTTGAAACGCCATGGTATTCGTGTCAATGTGCTCTGCCCAGAG TATGTTCAAACAAATATGGGGGAACAAATGAGCGGCAAAATTATAGATTCTGTTGGTGGTTTTTTGAAGATGGAGGATGTTGTTAATG GTGCACTTGAGCTTATACAGGATGAGAGCAAGGCTGGTGCTTGCCTTTGGATAACGAAACGACGGGGGATGGAATACTGGCCAACACCAGAAGAACAAAGAAAGTATATGGTAAACCCCAGCAAGTCGAAAAGGATGCTGACAAAGAACATATATCCCAGCATCCAAACACCTGAATTTTTTGAGAAGAT AGTTGTCCACACACTCAGCCATAATTTCCGCAATGCTACAAGACTTGAGCGTGTGCGACTGAGATTGCCTGTTGAACCACACAGTGCTCTGGTTAAAATAATATATGCTGGTGTAAATGCTAGTGAT GTAAACTTCAGCTCAGGACGTTATTTTAGCGGTAATCCTAAAGAAACTGCTTCACGCCTTCCATTTGATGCTGGTTTTGAG GGTGTGGGAATTGTTGCCTCTGTTGGAGATTCAGTGAAGCATATCAAAGTAGGCACTCCTGTGGCCCTTATGACTTTTGGAAGCTATGCTGAATTCATGCAG GTTCCAGCCAAACATCTTCTTCCAGTGCCAAGACCAGACCCGGAGGTTGTTGCTATGTTGACATCAGGACTGACTGCTTCAATTGGTCTTGAAAAG GCGGGCCAAATGACATCTGGGAAAGTTGTATTAGTTACTGCAGCTGCCGGTGGAACAGGACAATTTGCCGTTCAG CTGGCGAAACTAGCAGGCAACAAGGTTATTGCCACATGTGGAGGTGAAAGTAAGGCTGAACTTCTGGCTTCCTTAGGAGTTGATCGTGTTATCAATTACAGAAATGAAAGCATCAAATAT GTTCTGAAGAAAGAGTTTCCAAGAGGTGTAGATATCATATATGAATCTGTAGGTGGGGAAATGTTCGACTTGTGCTTGAATGCACTTGCAGTCCATGGGCATCTCATTGTAATTGGTATGATCTCCCAG TATCAAGGAGAGGATGGGTGGAAGCCAAAGAATTACACTGGATTATGTGAGAAAATTCTAGCTAAAAGTCAAACTGTG GCTGGATTTTTCCTTGTTCAGTATGCTCATCTGTGGCAAGATCATCTTGACAAAGTTTTTGACCTGTATGCCTCTCGAAAGCTGAAG GTTTCCCTAGACCCCAAGATGTTCCTGGGTGTTGCTTCGGTGCCAGATGCAGTAGAATATCTTCATTCTGGCAAGAGTGTTGGCAAG GTCGTTGTGTGCATCGATCCATCATACAGTCAGGTTGTTTCTAAGCTATAA